In Pseudomonas fluorescens, a genomic segment contains:
- a CDS encoding PilN domain-containing protein, protein MNEQLTARLQALAQPITQRWRGSLLQLGWRLWLKELRGCLPAWLSFADIPERVYAWPLTAAVEKRPGEARQVLVLPPETVLVQTLQLPPAAARNLSTVVGYELDRFTPFDAAQLYFVARQERRTPSHLHVTLVAILRERLDQILIDCSALGLQPHAVDVADSAGNPMGIDLLPAPLRPRQRPQGKGLQRSLPWLCGALVIAAMLLWLNDRQRVLDAMQHSVREKRAQVAEIQALRQQLLNTRGAAQYLIRRKAAQPPLAALLNELTACLPSDTWLDQLEVNDGADVSFSGQSAKASALITRIKACHSLENAQFEGVIQPDAQTGKDQFSLRAHLHQEAADAPTTDTP, encoded by the coding sequence ATGAACGAACAGCTAACCGCGCGGCTTCAGGCGCTGGCACAGCCCATCACCCAGCGCTGGCGCGGCAGCCTGCTGCAACTGGGCTGGCGCCTGTGGCTCAAGGAGCTGCGTGGCTGCCTGCCGGCGTGGTTGTCGTTCGCCGATATCCCCGAGCGTGTCTACGCCTGGCCGTTGACCGCGGCGGTCGAAAAGCGCCCTGGCGAAGCGCGTCAGGTGCTGGTGCTGCCGCCGGAAACAGTGCTGGTGCAAACCCTGCAATTGCCTCCGGCGGCGGCGCGCAACCTGTCGACGGTGGTCGGCTATGAACTGGACCGCTTCACGCCGTTCGACGCCGCCCAGTTGTACTTTGTCGCGCGCCAGGAACGCCGCACCCCCAGCCACCTGCATGTCACGCTGGTAGCGATCCTGCGTGAGCGCCTCGACCAGATCCTTATCGACTGCAGCGCCCTCGGCTTGCAGCCCCATGCCGTGGATGTCGCCGATAGCGCAGGCAACCCCATGGGCATCGACTTGCTGCCGGCGCCATTGCGCCCGCGCCAGCGCCCCCAGGGCAAGGGCCTGCAACGCAGCCTGCCGTGGTTGTGCGGCGCCTTGGTGATTGCGGCGATGCTGCTGTGGCTCAACGACCGCCAGCGCGTGCTCGATGCCATGCAGCACAGTGTGCGCGAGAAGAGAGCCCAGGTCGCCGAGATCCAGGCCCTGCGCCAGCAACTGCTCAATACCCGTGGCGCCGCCCAGTACCTGATTCGCCGCAAGGCCGCTCAACCGCCGTTGGCGGCGCTGCTCAACGAGTTGACCGCGTGCCTGCCGTCGGACACCTGGCTCGACCAGTTGGAAGTCAACGACGGCGCCGATGTGTCCTTCTCCGGGCAAAGCGCCAAGGCCAGTGCGCTGATCACCCGGATCAAGGCCTGCCACAGCCTGGAAAACGCCCAGTTCGAAGGGGTGATTCAACCCGATGCGCAAACCGGCAAGGATCAGTTTTCCTTGCGCGCCCACCTGCACCAGGAGGCCGCCGATGCGCCGACCACTGACACCCCGTGA
- a CDS encoding type II secretion system protein produces the protein MKRQAGFTLLEMLAALTLMAICSTVLLVAFGQSARSLLQVSHSDRLTHAALSVMDQEGTGPLASGIRQGELDGIAWQLRIAQQPSRVGQAHLFRLDLTVSEGPRRASFSTLKLRAAGLGAGL, from the coding sequence ATGAAGCGCCAGGCGGGTTTTACCTTGCTGGAAATGCTCGCCGCGCTGACGCTGATGGCGATCTGTAGCACGGTGCTGCTGGTCGCCTTCGGCCAGAGCGCGCGCTCGTTGTTGCAGGTGTCCCACAGCGACCGCCTGACTCATGCGGCCTTGAGTGTGATGGATCAGGAAGGCACCGGGCCTTTGGCCAGCGGCATACGCCAGGGCGAGTTGGACGGTATCGCCTGGCAACTGCGCATCGCCCAACAGCCCAGCCGCGTTGGCCAGGCGCATCTGTTTCGCCTGGATCTCACCGTCAGCGAAGGCCCGCGCCGTGCCAGTTTCAGCACCTTGAAACTGCGCGCTGCCGGCCTCGGTGCTGGCTTGTGA
- the gspM gene encoding type II secretion system protein GspM: MRRPLTPRERRGAALIALALVLGAGYWLLIDSWFAGPLRSMGEQAEQLREQQQRYAGVLRQGDSLRQQLEQARQDPASSTSLLPGDDPSAVAADLMQRIADLINSRAGLGGGCSLTQRMPITPEQDDAEPYRQVKVSLTLNCAIEPLTAILHELEYQRPFLFVDEMSIRRPPNAPASGGAGQLVVHLLVRGYLQPAAARQVQR, from the coding sequence ATGCGCCGACCACTGACACCCCGTGAACGCCGTGGCGCGGCCCTGATCGCCCTGGCCCTGGTGCTCGGCGCCGGTTACTGGCTGTTGATCGACAGCTGGTTCGCCGGCCCCCTGCGCAGCATGGGCGAGCAGGCCGAGCAGTTGCGTGAACAGCAGCAACGCTACGCCGGTGTGTTGCGCCAGGGCGACAGCCTGCGCCAACAGCTGGAGCAAGCGCGGCAGGACCCGGCCAGCAGCACCAGCCTGTTGCCCGGCGACGACCCCAGTGCGGTGGCGGCGGACCTGATGCAGCGCATCGCCGACCTGATCAACAGCCGCGCCGGCCTCGGTGGCGGTTGCAGCCTGACCCAGCGCATGCCCATCACCCCGGAGCAGGACGACGCCGAGCCCTATCGCCAGGTCAAGGTCAGCCTGACCCTCAACTGCGCCATCGAGCCGTTGACCGCGATCCTGCATGAACTGGAGTACCAGCGGCCATTTCTGTTTGTCGACGAGATGAGCATCCGCCGCCCGCCGAACGCGCCGGCCAGCGGCGGCGCCGGACAATTGGTGGTGCACCTGTTGGTGCGCGGTTACCTGCAACCGGCCGCCGCCCGGCAGGTGCAGCGATGA
- a CDS encoding general secretion pathway protein GspN, which yields MINALRPLEWLLLGVAGLLGLLMVGILSSIGDAPQWLPAPAPDARANTAAKVLVAPSATLESLAGTWQAPLFSPDRSPDRAVGQAAVSSLSSLVLTGIVLDGDLRVALLKRVDGPPLKVHQGQTLPNGWRLEHLTPRDARFVLDGRTQTLSLRALRLPPPSTTAPITLPHESTP from the coding sequence ATGATCAATGCATTGCGTCCCCTGGAATGGCTGTTGCTCGGCGTGGCCGGGCTGCTGGGCCTGCTGATGGTCGGCATCCTCAGCAGCATCGGCGATGCGCCGCAGTGGTTGCCGGCGCCGGCCCCCGACGCGCGCGCCAATACCGCCGCCAAGGTACTGGTGGCACCGAGCGCGACCCTCGAAAGCCTGGCCGGCACCTGGCAAGCACCGCTGTTCAGCCCCGACCGCAGCCCTGACCGTGCGGTGGGCCAGGCGGCCGTCTCCAGCCTGTCGAGCCTGGTGCTGACCGGTATCGTCCTCGACGGCGACCTGCGCGTGGCGCTGCTCAAGCGTGTCGATGGCCCACCGCTCAAGGTCCACCAGGGCCAGACCCTGCCCAATGGCTGGCGCCTGGAACACCTCACGCCCCGCGATGCGCGCTTTGTACTCGACGGTCGCACGCAAACCCTGAGCCTGCGTGCCCTGCGTTTGCCGCCGCCGTCCACCACCGCCCCGATTACCCTTCCTCACGAGTCCACCCCTTGA
- the gspG gene encoding type II secretion system major pseudopilin GspG: MRHTRFKSARRQGGFTLLEMLAVIVLLGIVATIVVRQVGGNVDKGKYGAGKAQLASLSMKIESYGLDVGSPPKTLQQLVDKPGNSAGWAGPYAKPSDLKDPFGHAFGYRFPGEHGAFDLIFYGQDGQPGGEGYSADLGNWE, encoded by the coding sequence ATGCGCCATACCCGATTCAAGTCCGCCCGCCGCCAGGGCGGTTTTACCTTGCTGGAAATGCTCGCGGTGATCGTGCTGCTGGGCATCGTCGCGACCATCGTGGTCCGCCAGGTCGGCGGCAACGTGGACAAGGGCAAGTACGGCGCGGGCAAGGCCCAACTGGCCAGCTTGAGCATGAAGATCGAAAGCTACGGCCTGGACGTTGGCTCGCCACCCAAGACCCTGCAGCAACTGGTCGACAAGCCGGGCAACAGCGCCGGTTGGGCCGGGCCGTACGCCAAGCCGTCAGACCTCAAGGACCCGTTCGGTCATGCCTTCGGCTACCGCTTCCCGGGTGAGCACGGTGCGTTCGACCTGATTTTCTACGGCCAGGACGGCCAGCCCGGCGGCGAAGGCTACAGCGCCGACCTGGGCAACTGGGAATAA
- a CDS encoding general secretion pathway protein GspK, which produces MIKHQRGVALLLVLWLLALLSLLLGGLAGWVQLETRQAAWHRQHTQAVLAAEAGVALAMQAVADPLQRKQWIADGREIALVFDDAQLRVSLHSERGKLYLNSAEVGDFARLALACGATQAQAKQLARALEVRRNQGLAPFRVVEEVRQLPGMTQALYSELVPEISLWSGLDRPDPAFASAVMRRALNLPHPSAVGADPGDVLVVSSRAQRPGGYHAQVQATVLLSPAQGSAQPYRVLRWQE; this is translated from the coding sequence ATGATCAAGCATCAACGCGGTGTGGCCCTGCTGCTGGTGCTGTGGTTGCTGGCCTTGCTCAGCCTGTTGTTGGGCGGCCTGGCCGGCTGGGTGCAATTGGAAACGCGCCAGGCCGCCTGGCACCGTCAACACACCCAGGCGGTGCTGGCCGCCGAGGCCGGGGTGGCGCTGGCGATGCAGGCCGTCGCGGACCCGTTGCAGCGCAAGCAGTGGATTGCCGACGGGCGTGAAATCGCGCTGGTGTTCGACGATGCGCAGCTGCGCGTCAGCCTGCACAGCGAGCGCGGCAAGTTGTATTTGAACAGCGCCGAAGTGGGCGATTTCGCCCGCCTGGCCCTGGCCTGCGGTGCGACCCAGGCCCAGGCCAAGCAGCTTGCCAGGGCCTTGGAAGTACGCCGCAACCAGGGCCTGGCGCCGTTTCGGGTGGTGGAAGAAGTGCGCCAGCTGCCGGGCATGACCCAGGCGCTGTACAGCGAACTGGTGCCCGAGATCAGCCTGTGGAGTGGCCTGGACCGGCCTGATCCGGCATTCGCCAGTGCCGTGATGCGCCGCGCGCTGAACCTGCCGCACCCGAGTGCGGTGGGTGCCGATCCCGGCGACGTGCTGGTGGTCAGCAGTCGCGCACAACGCCCCGGCGGTTACCACGCCCAGGTGCAAGCCACCGTGTTATTGAGCCCCGCGCAAGGCAGCGCACAACCTTATCGAGTCCTACGTTGGCAAGAATGA
- a CDS encoding type II secretion system protein yields the protein MANAQRGFTLLEMLVVIVLISIAAGLVGFGLQQGLRAAKERQAVGQVVEALRSTRARAIVSGTTESTVFDLRNLSVQAPGRPKKYWPAGLQVTLHTAEQAGAAVDFYPDGSSTGGHVLLANGSRRWRIDIGWLTGSVQSKALP from the coding sequence ATGGCCAACGCCCAACGCGGCTTTACCCTGCTGGAAATGCTGGTGGTGATCGTCTTGATCAGCATCGCGGCCGGTTTGGTCGGGTTTGGCCTGCAACAAGGCCTGCGCGCCGCCAAAGAACGCCAGGCCGTCGGGCAGGTGGTCGAGGCATTGCGCAGCACGCGGGCGCGGGCGATTGTCAGCGGCACCACCGAAAGCACCGTGTTCGATTTGCGCAACCTCAGCGTGCAGGCGCCGGGCCGTCCGAAAAAGTATTGGCCGGCCGGGCTGCAAGTGACCCTGCACACCGCCGAGCAAGCCGGCGCGGCAGTGGATTTCTATCCCGATGGCAGTTCCACGGGGGGCCATGTGTTGCTGGCCAACGGCAGTCGGCGTTGGCGCATCGACATCGGCTGGCTGACCGGCAGCGTGCAGTCCAAGGCGCTGCCATGA
- a CDS encoding prepilin-type N-terminal cleavage/methylation domain-containing protein, whose product MKARQQGFTLLEIMIVLSLLGVLLTLVGGALLGANRAVLKAQRYTVSLDEMRAAQQFLRTAISEALPLDVTEDDSQTDGFFAGGPQRMQFVATLPGVLGGGIQRFTLQLVGPESQRDLQVAFARFESAAQVSVPASRSEPQVLLKDVEDLQFSYRGVSPKGQATGWISTWPWTKRLPYAVRIDARVNGPVPWVTQVVALRLNLSGGAPE is encoded by the coding sequence GTGAAGGCGCGTCAGCAGGGCTTCACCTTGCTTGAGATCATGATCGTTCTCAGCCTGCTCGGGGTGTTGCTGACCCTGGTCGGCGGCGCCTTGCTGGGCGCCAATCGCGCCGTGCTCAAGGCCCAGCGCTACACGGTCAGCCTGGATGAAATGCGCGCCGCGCAACAGTTTTTACGCACCGCCATCAGCGAGGCGTTGCCGTTGGATGTGACCGAGGACGACAGCCAGACCGATGGCTTTTTTGCCGGTGGCCCCCAGCGCATGCAATTTGTCGCGACCTTGCCGGGTGTGCTCGGTGGCGGGATTCAGCGCTTCACCTTGCAGTTGGTGGGGCCTGAATCGCAGCGCGACTTGCAGGTGGCGTTCGCACGGTTTGAGTCCGCGGCGCAAGTCAGCGTCCCGGCCTCGCGCAGTGAGCCGCAAGTGTTGTTGAAGGATGTCGAGGATCTGCAATTCAGCTATCGCGGCGTGTCGCCCAAGGGCCAGGCCACCGGCTGGATCAGTACGTGGCCGTGGACCAAGCGCCTGCCTTACGCGGTGCGGATTGACGCGCGGGTGAATGGGCCGGTGCCATGGGTGACCCAGGTGGTTGCCTTGCGCCTGAACCTGTCCGGCGGGGCGCCCGAATGA